From Pseudomonas alcaligenes, a single genomic window includes:
- a CDS encoding nuclear transport factor 2 family protein: protein MSAADFPDDSEQTERTRETVMRYHLSWKYRDLEAVMALYHPDVEYNDFFQQRTMRLAELRAYVQSNLPRLPDEALEHTDRIRIDGHTAFIQYRFALQGSEGLASFRTGEAITVRDGLIWRINEYATLLREERPVSEGGPARPAISRLGLSARQLGLLAQDLQDYFQRHKPFLDPELDLQQVAAATGYSRNQISHLLNQVLGQSFYRYVNQARLQHLLDGLEAGSDLRRVDELAFAAGFNSLSAFYNCFRRHTGLSPKAYLKQISLRARTQDKP from the coding sequence ACCGAGCGCACCCGCGAAACGGTGATGCGCTACCACCTGAGCTGGAAGTACCGCGACCTCGAGGCGGTGATGGCGCTGTACCACCCGGACGTCGAGTACAACGATTTCTTCCAGCAGCGCACCATGCGCCTGGCCGAGCTGCGTGCCTATGTGCAGAGCAACCTGCCGCGCCTGCCCGACGAGGCTCTGGAGCACACCGACCGCATTCGCATCGATGGCCACACGGCGTTCATCCAGTACCGTTTCGCTCTGCAGGGGAGTGAGGGTCTGGCGTCGTTCCGTACCGGCGAGGCGATCACCGTGCGCGACGGCCTGATCTGGCGGATCAACGAATACGCCACCCTGTTGCGCGAGGAGCGTCCGGTCAGCGAAGGCGGCCCGGCGCGCCCGGCGATCAGCCGCCTGGGCCTCTCCGCTCGTCAGCTCGGCCTGCTGGCGCAGGATCTGCAGGACTACTTCCAGCGCCACAAGCCGTTCCTCGACCCCGAACTCGACCTGCAGCAGGTGGCCGCCGCCACCGGCTACAGCCGCAACCAGATTTCCCACCTGCTCAACCAGGTGCTGGGGCAGAGCTTCTACCGCTACGTCAACCAGGCGCGCCTGCAGCACCTGCTCGACGGCCTGGAGGCGGGCAGCGACCTCAGGCGCGTGGATGAGCTGGCCTTCGCTGCCGGTTTCAACTCGCTGTCGGCGTTCTACAACTGCTTCCGCCGCCATACCGGCCTGTCGCCCAAGGCCTACCTCAAGCAGATTTCCTTGCGGGCCCGCACGCAAGACAAGCCCTGA
- a CDS encoding FAD-binding oxidoreductase produces the protein MSNWRGISLWMDQLDEPLAPRPALGCELQADVAIIGAGYTGLWTAYYLKRQAPQLRVVIVEAETAGFGASGRNGGWLMGNLLGEDRLLGRLPVAQRKAGFDLLHGIPDEVGAVLQREGIACDYRKGGVLYCAARYPEQQASLRSWLDDLHAQGLGEQDYRWLEPAELSEQLRIANPYGAIHTPHCATIQPARLVRGLARVVEAMGVEIYEQSRVSAWQPGLVRTAHGSVRADWVVPAVEGYAAGLPPLGRYQLPVQSLIVATEPLPADVWAEIGLDRGQAFGESSRQVTYGQRSADDRLVFGARGGYRFGGQLRSDFNLTTDERELRRYLFGELFPQLRNVRLTHAWGGNLGMARHFHPHMLRDRKNGIVLSGGYGGEGVGASNLGGRTLADLILGQDSELTRQPWVMSDSPLSRLSGWEPEPCRWLGYNAIIRSFVHEDRVLADPRSAPWRRRLAQQVAGFMESFMR, from the coding sequence ATGAGCAACTGGCGTGGTATCAGCCTGTGGATGGATCAGCTCGACGAGCCCTTGGCGCCGCGCCCGGCGCTGGGCTGCGAGCTGCAGGCCGACGTGGCGATCATCGGTGCCGGTTATACCGGGCTGTGGACGGCCTATTACCTCAAGCGCCAGGCGCCGCAGCTGCGGGTGGTGATAGTCGAGGCCGAGACCGCCGGCTTCGGCGCCTCCGGGCGCAACGGTGGCTGGCTGATGGGCAACCTGCTCGGCGAAGACCGCCTGCTGGGCCGTCTGCCGGTGGCGCAGCGCAAGGCCGGCTTCGACCTGCTGCACGGTATTCCCGACGAGGTCGGCGCGGTGCTGCAGCGTGAAGGCATCGCCTGCGACTACCGCAAGGGCGGCGTGCTGTATTGCGCGGCGCGTTATCCCGAACAGCAGGCAAGCCTGCGCAGCTGGCTGGATGATCTGCACGCCCAAGGCCTGGGCGAGCAGGACTACCGCTGGCTGGAACCCGCCGAGCTGAGCGAGCAGCTGCGCATCGCCAACCCCTATGGTGCCATCCATACCCCGCATTGCGCGACCATCCAGCCGGCCAGGCTGGTGCGTGGCCTGGCCCGTGTGGTCGAGGCCATGGGCGTGGAAATCTACGAACAGAGCCGGGTCAGCGCCTGGCAGCCGGGCCTGGTGCGTACCGCCCATGGCAGCGTGCGCGCCGACTGGGTGGTGCCGGCGGTCGAGGGCTATGCCGCCGGCCTGCCGCCCCTGGGTCGCTACCAGTTGCCGGTACAGAGCTTGATCGTCGCCACCGAGCCGTTGCCGGCGGATGTCTGGGCAGAGATCGGCCTGGATCGCGGCCAGGCCTTCGGCGAGTCCAGCCGCCAGGTCACCTACGGTCAGCGCAGTGCCGACGACCGCCTGGTGTTCGGTGCCCGCGGCGGTTACCGCTTCGGCGGCCAGCTGCGCAGCGACTTCAACCTCACCACGGATGAGCGTGAGCTGCGCCGCTACCTGTTTGGCGAGCTGTTTCCGCAGCTGCGCAATGTGCGCCTGACCCACGCCTGGGGCGGCAACCTGGGCATGGCCCGGCACTTCCACCCGCACATGCTGCGCGACCGCAAGAACGGCATCGTCCTGTCCGGCGGCTACGGCGGCGAAGGGGTGGGGGCGAGCAACCTGGGTGGGCGCACCCTGGCCGACCTGATCCTCGGCCAGGACAGCGAGCTGACCCGCCAGCCCTGGGTGATGAGCGACAGTCCGCTGAGCCGGCTCAGCGGCTGGGAGCCGGAGCCCTGCCGCTGGCTGGGCTACAACGCGATCATCCGCAGTTTCGTCCATGAAGACCGCGTGCTGGCCGATCCGCGCAGCGCGCCCTGGCGTCGCCGCCTGGCGCAGCAGGTGGCGGGCTTCATGGAAAGCTTCATGCGTTAA
- a CDS encoding cupin domain-containing protein: MTINHFKNTTSLVLDESNPVAVPLSQPVAVTSTTSVERDDGVEAGVWECTPGRWRRQIVQQEFCHFIAGRCTFTPDGGEPIEIRAGDALMMPANTTGVWDIQETVRKTYVLIF, encoded by the coding sequence ATGACCATCAACCATTTCAAGAACACCACCAGCCTCGTACTGGATGAATCCAATCCGGTGGCCGTGCCGCTCAGCCAGCCGGTGGCCGTGACCTCGACCACCAGCGTCGAGCGCGATGACGGCGTCGAGGCCGGCGTGTGGGAATGCACCCCGGGGCGCTGGCGCCGGCAGATCGTGCAGCAGGAGTTCTGCCACTTCATCGCCGGGCGCTGCACCTTCACCCCGGATGGCGGCGAGCCCATCGAGATCCGCGCCGGCGATGCCCTGATGATGCCGGCCAACACCACTGGCGTATGGGACATCCAGGAAACCGTGCGCAAGACCTACGTGCTGATCTTCTGA
- a CDS encoding polyamine ABC transporter substrate-binding protein has translation MLKKLLPLMLLASASQAADGVRIYNWTDYIAPDTVKAFEKASGKTAQYDVYDSNETLDAKLMAGRSGYDVVFPSNHFMARQIQGGALKVLDRSKLPNWNNLNPVLMKALEGNDPGNQHGFPYLWGTTGIGYNVDKVKAVLGEGVAVDSWDVIFKPENMAKLAQCGVAILDNGPEMLPIALHQLGLPHHSQNLDDYKKAEALLLEMRKNVRYFHSSKYVGDLANGDICLAVGFSGDIMQAASRANEAGNGVKIEYVIPKEGAPMWFDMVTMPADAPNEEAGYAFMNYLLQPEVMAAISNYVHYANGNAKADDLVDPALKADNKVYPPQEVMSKLYALEAMPLKIDRVRTRIWSKVKSGT, from the coding sequence ATGCTCAAGAAACTCCTTCCGCTGATGCTGCTGGCATCGGCCAGTCAGGCCGCCGATGGCGTGCGCATCTACAACTGGACTGACTACATCGCCCCGGACACGGTGAAGGCCTTCGAGAAGGCCAGCGGCAAGACGGCCCAGTACGATGTCTACGACAGCAACGAAACCCTCGATGCCAAGCTGATGGCCGGCCGTTCCGGCTATGACGTGGTGTTCCCCTCCAACCACTTCATGGCCCGGCAGATTCAGGGCGGCGCGCTGAAGGTGCTCGACCGCAGCAAGCTGCCCAACTGGAACAACCTCAACCCGGTGCTGATGAAGGCCCTGGAAGGCAACGACCCGGGCAACCAGCACGGCTTCCCCTACCTGTGGGGCACCACCGGCATCGGCTACAACGTCGACAAGGTCAAGGCGGTGCTCGGCGAAGGCGTGGCGGTGGATTCCTGGGATGTGATCTTCAAGCCGGAGAACATGGCCAAGCTGGCCCAGTGCGGCGTGGCCATCCTCGACAACGGCCCGGAGATGCTGCCGATCGCTCTGCACCAGCTGGGCCTGCCGCACCACAGCCAGAACCTCGACGACTACAAGAAGGCCGAGGCGCTGCTGCTGGAGATGCGCAAGAACGTGCGCTACTTCCACTCCTCGAAGTATGTCGGCGACCTGGCCAACGGCGATATCTGCCTGGCCGTGGGCTTCTCCGGCGACATCATGCAGGCCGCCAGCCGCGCCAACGAGGCCGGCAACGGGGTGAAGATCGAGTACGTGATTCCCAAGGAAGGCGCGCCGATGTGGTTCGACATGGTCACCATGCCGGCCGATGCACCGAACGAGGAGGCCGGCTACGCCTTCATGAACTACCTGCTGCAGCCCGAGGTCATGGCCGCCATCAGCAACTACGTGCACTACGCCAACGGCAACGCCAAGGCCGACGACCTGGTCGACCCGGCGCTGAAGGCCGACAACAAGGTCTACCCGCCGCAGGAGGTGATGAGCAAGCTGTACGCCCTGGAGGCCATGCCGCTGAAGATCGACCGCGTGCGCACGCGCATCTGGAGCAAGGTCAAGAGCGGTACCTGA
- a CDS encoding leucine-rich repeat-containing protein kinase family protein: MHTLAQLHRGELAGCQRLDLSCDLQSFPEEIFDLADSLEVLNLSGNRLSSLPADLPRLHKLKVLFCSDNLFESLPEVLGDCPQLEMVGFKSNRLRHVQAAALPARLRWLILTDNRIEALPAALGERPRLQKLMLAGNRLSELPHSLAGLERLELLRIAANRLEALPDWLLHLPRLAWLAFAGNPGSDRAEAAALAGHPQAPIERTQLQLGELLGQGASGLIHRARWNGSEVAAKLFRGQMTSDGLPHSEMAACLSAGRHPQLLPVIGPLQPQAGQPDGLLLELLESRFRVLAGPPSLASCSRDCYAPEQRFAPEQVWALARGVASALAHLHGRGILHGDLYAHNLLVDGHDCRLSDFGAASFFTPGSAQGHALQRLESRAFGILLEELLQRCATPPAQLQALAAACQQADSSQRPDFAELLTCLK; this comes from the coding sequence ATGCATACGCTTGCCCAACTGCACCGCGGCGAACTGGCCGGCTGCCAGCGCCTGGATCTGTCCTGCGACCTGCAGAGCTTCCCGGAAGAAATCTTCGATCTGGCCGACAGCCTGGAAGTGCTCAACCTCAGCGGCAACCGCCTGAGCAGCCTGCCGGCCGATCTGCCGCGGCTGCACAAGCTCAAAGTGCTGTTCTGCTCGGACAACCTCTTCGAGAGCCTGCCGGAAGTACTCGGCGACTGCCCGCAGCTGGAGATGGTCGGCTTCAAGTCCAACCGCCTGCGCCATGTGCAGGCCGCGGCGCTGCCGGCCCGGCTGCGCTGGCTGATCCTCACCGACAACCGTATCGAGGCGCTGCCCGCCGCACTGGGCGAGCGCCCGCGCCTGCAGAAGCTGATGCTGGCCGGCAACCGCCTGAGCGAGCTGCCACACAGCCTGGCCGGGCTCGAGCGCCTGGAGCTGCTGCGCATCGCCGCCAACCGCCTGGAGGCCCTGCCCGACTGGCTGCTGCACCTGCCGCGCCTGGCCTGGCTGGCCTTCGCCGGCAACCCGGGCAGCGACCGCGCCGAAGCGGCGGCACTGGCCGGCCATCCGCAGGCACCCATCGAGCGCACGCAACTGCAACTGGGCGAGCTGCTCGGCCAGGGCGCCAGCGGCCTGATCCACCGTGCCCGCTGGAACGGCAGCGAGGTGGCGGCCAAGCTGTTCAGGGGACAGATGACCAGCGACGGCCTGCCCCACAGCGAGATGGCCGCCTGCCTCTCCGCCGGCCGCCATCCGCAGTTGCTGCCGGTGATCGGCCCGCTGCAGCCACAGGCCGGGCAGCCCGACGGTCTGTTGCTGGAGCTGCTGGAGTCGCGCTTTCGCGTGCTGGCAGGGCCGCCCTCGCTGGCCAGCTGCAGCCGTGACTGCTACGCGCCCGAACAGCGTTTCGCCCCTGAACAGGTGTGGGCCCTGGCCCGCGGCGTGGCCAGTGCGCTGGCGCACCTGCACGGACGTGGCATCCTGCATGGCGACCTGTACGCCCACAACCTGCTGGTCGACGGCCACGACTGCCGCCTCAGCGACTTCGGCGCAGCCTCCTTCTTCACCCCTGGCAGCGCCCAGGGCCATGCGCTGCAGCGTCTGGAAAGCCGCGCTTTCGGCATCCTGCTGGAAGAACTGCTGCAGCGCTGCGCCACGCCGCCGGCGCAGCTGCAGGCGCTGGCCGCAGCCTGCCAGCAGGCCGACAGCAGCCAGCGCCCGGACTTCGCCGAGCTGCTCACCTGCCTGAAATGA